The stretch of DNA AATAACTGGAGAATATTATACGAGGCTAAATGAAATTATTAGACGCACCTAAAAATGTTTTGTATAAAATTATCAACTATACAGGGGGCAGAGGAATTGATGCTAAGTTGCGCCAACTGGGTATTTACCCGGGCAGAACAATAAAGATTATTCGATATGCTCCGTTGGGTGGGCCTGTCATGGTTGAAGTAGACGGGCGTGCAGTTGCTATTGGTCGGGGCATTGCCGCAAAAATACAAGTTGAGAAGATTTAATGCGAATTGGATTAATTGGTCAGCCTAATTGTGGGAAAAGCACTTTATTTAACCAGGTAGCTGGATACAGGGCAGAAACTGGCAATTTTTCAGGAACGACGGTGACATTCACCGAATCAAAGGTTCGTCTTTTGGGCGGCATTGTGACCGTTGTTGATTTGCCAGGTGCTTATTCCCTGGCGGGGACAAACCCTGCTGAACAGGAAGTTATCAAATATCTAACGTCAAATGAAATTGATGTGGTCGTCAATGTTCTGGATGCATCCAACATCCAACACGGATTGTTGATGACCATTGAATTGCTCGAACTGAACATCCCAATGGTGATTGCCTTGAATATGATGGATGAGGCTGATCGGGCTGGCATTCATATTGATGTGGAAAAGCTGGAGGCCTTAATTGGACTTCCTGTTGTTCCGATGATTGCCTCTAAAGGGCGTGGTATCCAGCCTTTGTTTGTCAAAGCCTATCAGGTGGGACAAAAAAAACAAGTTCCCCCTCAACCCAAATACGACGAGCAAATTGAAGCTGCGATTGATGTGTTGGCTACCTCA from Brevefilum fermentans encodes:
- a CDS encoding FeoA family protein; the protein is MKLLDAPKNVLYKIINYTGGRGIDAKLRQLGIYPGRTIKIIRYAPLGGPVMVEVDGRAVAIGRGIAAKIQVEKI